A single region of the Austwickia chelonae genome encodes:
- a CDS encoding gamma-glutamyltransferase produces MTVRIAVAAPGEGAAEAAEAVARAGGNAVDAAVAAVVMASCTEPGIMSPMGGAFVNVWEPGSPPVVLDGNCEMPGRSRPQEQFGSGMWSAAMDYAGGLTVFGGPGSVATPGMFAALGEASQRWGVLPWSELMSPTVDVLQRGYRLGATSAYYLGYATAELFAQDECTAAFLGQAGTPPTTGALLRDPDLAATLERIGRHGAADLYTGELGRALAEEMTARGGLLSMEDLSAYRTVTRAALRSRLGRWDVAVNPPPSIGGPVLTAMLRLLQQHRTRQGTTDAGDVIEIQRLVLAYRHRLIDVSEDLESAGRELVRVVDDLGPEGLATVASSQDTIHVSAVDANGLACSITASAGYGSGVTLPGTGLALNNALGEPELNRRGLHALPPGTRLASNMAPTTARRDDGAMTAIGSPGADRITTALFQVLGGLCLDELPLQAAVDQPRLHVDLGNGGLCVRYERSEPLAEAVAGLALPVTPHEPLTMYFGGVGAALYDADGALSAAADPRRVSAAVVVPTEE; encoded by the coding sequence AGTGGCTCGTGCCGGCGGCAATGCTGTGGATGCTGCTGTCGCCGCCGTCGTGATGGCCTCCTGCACCGAGCCGGGCATCATGAGCCCGATGGGCGGGGCGTTCGTGAACGTCTGGGAGCCAGGATCCCCGCCGGTCGTCCTCGACGGCAACTGCGAGATGCCCGGTCGCAGCCGCCCCCAGGAGCAGTTCGGTTCGGGAATGTGGTCAGCCGCCATGGATTACGCCGGTGGGTTGACCGTCTTCGGTGGCCCCGGATCGGTGGCCACCCCTGGGATGTTCGCTGCCTTGGGTGAGGCTTCTCAGCGCTGGGGCGTGTTGCCCTGGTCAGAGCTGATGTCACCGACGGTCGACGTCCTGCAGCGCGGGTACCGGTTGGGTGCGACATCTGCGTACTACCTCGGCTATGCCACAGCTGAACTCTTTGCTCAGGACGAGTGCACCGCAGCGTTCTTGGGGCAAGCCGGCACACCGCCGACAACCGGGGCACTGCTGCGTGACCCCGATTTGGCAGCCACCTTGGAGCGGATAGGACGCCATGGTGCCGCAGACCTCTACACCGGTGAACTCGGCCGGGCTCTCGCCGAGGAGATGACGGCCCGGGGCGGGTTGCTGTCGATGGAAGACCTGTCCGCTTATCGCACGGTGACCCGAGCGGCATTACGTTCCCGATTGGGCCGCTGGGATGTGGCGGTGAATCCGCCCCCCTCGATCGGCGGGCCGGTACTGACGGCGATGCTGCGGCTGCTGCAACAGCATCGGACGAGACAGGGCACGACCGATGCCGGTGATGTCATCGAGATCCAGCGCCTGGTCCTGGCCTATCGACACCGACTGATCGATGTCTCCGAGGACCTGGAGAGCGCCGGTCGTGAACTCGTACGGGTGGTGGACGACCTCGGGCCGGAAGGTCTGGCGACGGTAGCTTCTTCGCAGGACACCATCCATGTCTCAGCGGTGGATGCGAACGGGCTGGCTTGTTCGATCACCGCTTCTGCGGGCTATGGGTCGGGAGTGACGCTGCCCGGCACCGGGCTGGCCCTGAACAATGCTCTGGGCGAGCCTGAACTGAACCGTCGAGGCCTGCACGCCCTTCCGCCAGGCACCCGGTTGGCCTCCAACATGGCCCCGACGACCGCACGACGCGACGACGGTGCGATGACGGCGATCGGTTCGCCGGGCGCTGACCGCATCACCACCGCACTCTTCCAGGTATTGGGTGGATTGTGCCTGGACGAGCTGCCCCTCCAAGCGGCCGTCGACCAGCCTCGCCTGCACGTCGACCTGGGCAACGGTGGTCTGTGTGTCAGATATGAACGTTCGGAGCCGCTGGCCGAGGCCGTGGCAGGGCTAGCCCTGCCGGTGACCCCCCACGAGCCGTTGACGATGTATTTCGGCGGGGTAGGCGCTGCACTGTACGACGCCGACGGGGCCCTTTCGGCTGCGGCTGACCCACGCCGGGTCTCGGCTGCGGTGGTCGTGCCGACCGAGGAATGA